The Mus caroli chromosome 15, CAROLI_EIJ_v1.1, whole genome shotgun sequence DNA segment TCTAAATTATTCCAACTACttcaatgtaaaaatattttaagccaaacaacttaaaaagaagaaataggaatCTAACCTAAGAATTATCCTCCATGTTTGGCCTAGAACAGAACCTCAAAGGTCATCAGAGCTGGCCAAACAGCCTTCTTGCAGCCTGTGTGCTCACAGACAAGAAAGACAACAGcctctcctgtctgcctcctcctTGTCCTTTAAGGGCTTTAACATTTGTGTGTAAACATTACAAACTAGATAGAGGATAGCTCTCTCTTTCCTGTGGGCATTGGTTCTGTCAGCTAAGTGTCAAGCTGTTACAGCAGCCTGCTAATAAGGCTCAGGGCAGAGCTGCCAGCCTTCTCACTCTGCTCAGGACACTCTTTGTGTACTCACACCGCAATTCCAATGGATGAGAGCATTAAATCAGGAGCCCCTACAAGTAAGGGGCTCCTTGACACACCTAAGGTCTACTTTAAATACATCATCACTTCAAAGCAAGCCCGGACAACATGTAAGACTTAGTGTTAGTTATTCTTCTTGCTTTGCCTGTGCCTAGAATTTGTTTCTCCTTCCTGAGCCTCCCCACCAACTGAAAtaacaggtgtgtgtcaccatgctcagaaaataaacttttagcAGTACTGAAGACTAcatccagggcctcacacaccATAGATAATCACTTTTCCAATTAGCTACATTCACCCCCAAATATTCTATTAGAAATTAGCTATGAATCAagagcttccttttctttcatttgggctgaggatgcagctcagtggtaagaCACTGGCTGCACGTGCAGGAGTGTGTCCCAAATTCTACTTCCAGCATGCACAGCAAGTTCATTCTATACTAGCCTttgattctttttcatttaagtCTCTTAAGTTGGTAGACAACCCCAGTTACAgttagtaaaataattttaggccagcctggtctacaaagtgagttccaggtcagccagggctatacagagaaaccctgcctgggggtgggggagaaggacaAGTCTCTTAGAcaaattgaacacacacacacaaacagtagaCCAGAGACAATCATTTCTACCCTTTCTTTGACACACAGCAAATGCTGAGTAACTTTTTCACCTAAGACTCAAAAAGCTTCAAATTTTATACTTATCTGAAGAAGGGAAAAACCAAAGAGCCAACTGTAAGCATAGGCTTTATCGGGATcccaatttaaataataaattaggaTAATTTAAATGAATTCTCAAGAATTGCTGTTTTAGTTAAGAAAATGGGTATGGGGTATGTTCAAACCTTCAGCACAGCAAAGTATCAACTCCAACTTTTCCTGGGAAAGAGACCAGGCAAGCAAGGGCCACACATGGTAGGTACCTGAgcttccctcagcctctgctgtgTAACTTGTCATAGCCAAACATGAACAGAACACTAAAGAACAAGAAAACCAACTTCTAAGGCAAGTTAAACACAAACAGCTTTGAGTTTactgttttggttgttgttttgagacagaatctcgttatgtagcccaggcaggtttgtcactatgtagtctaggctagcctgtAACTAACTCATGATTCTTCCTCTACCACAGGAAGCCTAGATTATGATTTACTTGTGCTGAATAAGCACACATCTGACTATGGGATGAAAAAGAAACTACTCAAGACCTGAAAATGCAAAGGAGTAACTTATGACAATTTAAATCCAAAATGATATCTCATAAATACTGGCAATGTTTTCAATTAGGTACTTTTTCGTGTGATTAGACAGTAGATAGGACACTGTATTCAGTTTTCCGGCCATACCCAGCAGACTGCCTTAGGTACTCACTGTTAAGTTGTCTCTCAGTAACTGCATTATTAGCGTGCTGTCTTTGTACGACTCTTCACTTAATGTATCAAGTTCAGCAATGGCTTCATCGAAAGCCTACAAATGCAAAACAAAGTACACCTCAGAATTCAAATAACAAAGACTGCCCAATTCCCAATTAACTGGTAAAATACATACTGTTTTTGCAAGAGAGCAGGCTTTCTCTGGGGAGTTCAGGATCTCGTAAtagaacacagagaagttgaggGCCAGACCCAGTCTGATGGGGTGTGTCGGCTGCATCTCCTTTTTGCTGATTTCGAATGCTTCTTGGTATGCTTGCTGTGACTGGTCCACAATTCCTAGATAATGCAACACAGTAAAATGCATTTTCAAGGTCAATGCTGCAGCTTTACTTAAGCCAAACTTTTCATTTAAGATCACACATGTCCTCTGACATTCTTAATCAAATTATACTCTTTAAAACAATGCTGTCCTGTGTCACACCAGCCACTCGCTACTGTTGTCAAGAGAAGGGCAGCTCAGAGTGGGGCTGGGATGAAATGATAACTCTGAGgcaaagagcactggctgactgATCTTCCAGTGGAGTCTGGTTCAAAATTCCCAGCACCCTAaggacagctcacaacagtctgtaactacagttccaggggattcaattgCGCCGCTCTGACCTCCAACAATACTGGGcaaatgtatgcacacagacacgTGCAGGCCAAACACCCCTACACACAACCATCCAATCATTGTCTAGTGATTTCCTCATTCCACTCTAGGGTTATACCTATGCAGACAGTGAGGAAACATTCTTATACAAATAGCTTTTCAAAAAGCTTCAAGTTTAAAATACGAAAATAGGCAAGACATGAGACAGAAAGTAAGAGTTCTACATATTATATAGCCAGCATCTCAGTGCTTGAAGGAAGAATGCATACTTCAAAGGGTGGGCATCCACACCAGAACTGCTTCATGTAAGCTCAACCAAGCAAAACCAGCTCACCTTTCTTGTCATCACCAGCAGCAACCTCAGCCAAGTAACGGTAGTAGTCACCCTTCATTTTCAAATAGAAGACTTTGCTTTCTGGTTGCGAAGCATTGGGGATCAAGAACTTTTCCAAAAGAGacttcagaagaaaagaaacagaaatagtaAGAAGACGGCACTTACAAACCAAAGTTAAGCAAACACCATAGACCGAATTGTaagtcaaaacaaaaccttaatttTTCTAATAACCCAGCAGTCCTGAGTGCTggtgcaggaggattgctgtggaTGAGACCAGCTTAGACTGCAAACGGACACCACCTCAAAAATTAAATCAACAAGTAACTCAAGGCAGGGAAAAGGCCAGATGGAAAAAGACCTTTCATCTCATCAtagcaatttatttttcttatttacagatCCTCACAAATGGCAAAATTTCTTTCTGTAGCTTTGCTTAAACTATTAACGTAGAGCTTACTGGAATTGTTACATACTAAATAAAACCAACTTCAAACAAATAATGTAACTGCATTGGAGAGAAAAAGGTAGaactgagtgaataaataaaagtcagTCTCTTACCATACCTACTTTCTTGAACACCACTGCTTTGAAATCAAAGTGATGTCCATGCTCATCTGGGCTGAACCCCAGATATGCCAATTCTTACAAGAAGTGTGCCTAGATTCTGGTTTCTACTCTCCAAAAAGACTTGAGATTCTTGACTATCTAGAGTCCAATGATAGAGGACAGAAGTAAAATTTTAATCCAACTGCTTACTCTATGCATGCAGACAGGTCATAAAGATAGTTAACTTAAGAGTGAGTGACTCTATCCCTGATAATGTGCAAGTGTGGCAGCTGGCATGCGCACCtttataatctcaacacttaAAGGCAACACAGGTCCCCCAAAGGTTAGGAAAGTATCTCAGTGACCCTGTGCTGGCCTAGCAAAGCCACAGAATCAACTTTCGTGTGTGGAGGGTGTAATGGAAAACCCTAAAGCTGGACAGAAACTCCTTTGGGAAGTGTTGATAAATGTTCCTGGGAATTAGCAACCTATTTTTATTAGTAATTTCTGTATTTCTAAAAAACATAtcaggagcagggcagtggtggcacacatctttaatcccagtacttaagaggcagaggagcCGGTTCCTGAGTTCCAGGTGAGTCTAGCTAGAGCAAGTTTCAGAGTTACAGTCGAGACCCTTCTgaaaagccaaaaccaaccaaaccaaaccccttATTGGGAATTGCAGTCACAGATCAACAGCAATCCCTCAGCCTCCGCACTTAAATGACTCACTTAACTTTCAGTGTGTCTATCAAAACACCCATTTTAGAATAAGCACAGCGAATGTCTAAAGCTCTCTGAAATAAAACAAGGGCCCTATGAACAAAGCATCTAGTTTGATGCACAAAagccacacacacattttctgggGATAATCACAGGCCCTCCAGAACCATGAGTTTTTTTATTCAAACCAACAGCAGCCAAAATCATTTGAAAAAGTAACTTTCAACTTACGGTACTAGCATGTATTGGGGCCTGGGAATCTATTCATGTGGCCAGAGTGACAGTTgcatttctccatcttcctcacaGAAAAAGCTATCAGTACAAGGGCTATCAATTAACTTCCTACTTCCAAAGACtatacaatgttttatttttaaactgtgagTGCATAGAACCCAGATGGCAGCTCCTTAACTATTTGTAACGTGTTTCAGGGGAATCTGGCCACTCTTGTCTTcaaggacaccaggcatgcacatggtgcaaaacacatacatacagataaaacacCCCACACAGAAAACAGTAAGATAATAGACAATAATGCTGATTGCTTGTACTGTTGTGGAAATAGTCATGACTGCACAGGAGGATGAGTGAAGAATGACTCTCAAGTGCCTGCATATCACTGTTAATGCCTGTAACTTTCTAGTCACATGTGCTACACGCTGCTCACCTTAAAATACAGCAACTGTTTATACTGTCCACCCACTTCAAAAGAACAGGAAATAATAATTTGGGCTAAAATACTTTTCAATGCTAACACATTCTTCCTACACCCAATTTTTATAAGCACTTGAGTTTCACCtatattgtgtctacttccaaaGGTTTTAGTTTAAGGAGAACAAGGACATACAACCAGAAGAATGAAGCACAGAACAGACTGGAAGATAGAGAAAATGGAAGGCTGAGTTTGTCCTTTGCTTTCTTAGAGTAGGTACAATTATTAAAGCAATTTTACACCTTTTAACTTTCACACAGTCAGTTTTGCTCTTTAAGCAACAACCTCAACACTGCCCAGGTGTAAACTGAACTCATAGGCTCATGTGATCATGCCTCCACCCTACTAGTAGGTAGGGTAGTAGGGTCTCAGgggttttaattttataagctAAACACCTCCCCAAACCCATCATGTTGCCCGTTTCTAAGACACTCAAATATTAAATTCTGACTGAATTACAATGAACGAATTCTTCAACAGCctactttaaaaacaagaattttaCAACAAGCTTCAGTGGaacaatttttattatcttaGTACCTTAAAGACCCATCtctcaaatacaaaaataaacaaagctcactatttaatttttaaacaattaagaTACAATATAAACTGAGGCTGATTCTATCAGATAATGAATATtttcctaagagaaaaaaaaaaatcccgtgTCTCTGACACCCCAAGTGCTCACTTAGGAGGACACAGAGGTGCCAGAGCAAGCACAAGCATTCCCAAG contains these protein-coding regions:
- the Ywhaz gene encoding 14-3-3 protein zeta/delta translates to MDKNELVQKAKLAEQAERYDDMAACMKSVTEQGAELSNEERNLLSVAYKNVVGARRSSWRVVSSIEQKTEGAEKKQQMAREYREKIETELRDICNDVLSLLEKFLIPNASQPESKVFYLKMKGDYYRYLAEVAAGDDKKGIVDQSQQAYQEAFEISKKEMQPTHPIRLGLALNFSVFYYEILNSPEKACSLAKTAFDEAIAELDTLSEESYKDSTLIMQLLRDNLTLWTSDTQGDEAEAGEGGEN